Proteins encoded in a region of the Mucilaginibacter sabulilitoris genome:
- a CDS encoding Spx/MgsR family RNA polymerase-binding regulatory protein: MKVYGITNCNTVKKALDWFKENKVDYDFQDFKKLGVSTEKLQEWDNRAGYEKFLNKQGLTWKQLDPAVKESVKTNTDALTLLQQKTSMIKRPVIEDGDFLFFGFDEQVYKDHFLNK, encoded by the coding sequence ATGAAAGTGTACGGAATTACCAATTGCAATACAGTAAAAAAAGCCCTCGACTGGTTTAAGGAAAATAAGGTTGATTATGATTTCCAGGATTTTAAAAAGCTTGGTGTAAGCACCGAGAAACTACAGGAATGGGACAACAGGGCAGGTTATGAAAAATTTCTGAATAAGCAGGGCCTTACCTGGAAACAGCTTGACCCGGCTGTTAAAGAAAGCGTAAAAACCAATACCGACGCCCTTACCTTGCTGCAGCAAAAAACAAGCATGATAAAACGCCCGGTTATTGAGGATGGCGACTTCCTGTTTTTTGGTTTTGATGAGCAGGTTTATAAAGATCACTTTTTGAATAAATAA
- a CDS encoding M1 family metallopeptidase, producing MNLKLLAGFSMAFMLAMGVSNAQQTTPGSDYNYHETFGPSFYSKNGSEYRAASGEPGPKYWQNRADYQLAAKLNDQTNEITGSEVLTYTNNSPQNLSFLWMQLDQNLFKSDSRGTAIVPPTGSRNWGRGEAFDAGYKIKSVKYANGSNDFVDAKFIVTDTRMQVFLPKEVTANGGQAKLKIEYAFIPPNYGSDRMGYLQTKNGKIYTIAQWYPRMCVYDDVMGWNMLPYTGPGEFYLEYGDFDLSITAPGNHIVVASGELQNPQEVYTAEQQKRWAEAAQSEKTVMIRTAKEVKDAASRPAGKTELTWHFKIKNARDASWASSAAFIVDAAKMDLPSGKKTMAISAYPVESDGNGAWGRSTEYVKKSIEYNSAKWFEFPYPNATAVAGIVGGMEYPGIVFCGYKAEREKLWGVNDHEFGHTWFPMIVGSNERMYGWMDEGFNTFINTLSTTDFNNGEYKKGKVDMHHTGDLFTKPELEPIMSQPANLKEKNTGTLLYNKPSAGLILLREQILGPERFDFAFKTYINRWAFKHPTPDDFFRTIENASGESLQWFWRGWFLNNWRLDVAVTDVKYVDNDPSKGAMITIDNLGKMAMPVILEIKTKGGQTDRIKLPVEIWERFSSWTFKYPSSDEIESVTYDPDNVLPDYNPDNNVWRK from the coding sequence ATGAATTTAAAACTACTGGCCGGTTTCAGCATGGCCTTTATGTTGGCAATGGGGGTATCCAATGCACAACAAACTACCCCTGGCTCAGATTACAATTACCACGAAACTTTCGGCCCATCGTTTTACTCCAAAAATGGATCAGAATATCGTGCGGCAAGCGGCGAGCCGGGCCCCAAATACTGGCAAAACCGTGCCGATTACCAGCTGGCAGCCAAACTTAATGATCAAACAAATGAAATTACAGGCTCTGAAGTTTTAACCTATACCAATAACAGTCCGCAAAATTTAAGTTTTTTATGGATGCAGCTTGATCAGAACCTTTTTAAGTCCGACTCACGCGGTACAGCCATAGTACCGCCGACAGGCAGCCGTAACTGGGGCCGTGGCGAAGCGTTTGATGCCGGCTACAAAATAAAATCGGTAAAATATGCAAACGGCAGCAATGATTTTGTTGATGCTAAATTTATCGTAACCGATACCCGCATGCAGGTTTTTTTACCAAAGGAGGTGACAGCCAACGGCGGACAGGCTAAGCTTAAAATTGAATATGCATTTATCCCGCCAAATTATGGGTCAGACCGTATGGGCTACCTGCAAACCAAAAATGGCAAGATTTATACAATTGCCCAGTGGTACCCGCGCATGTGCGTGTATGACGATGTAATGGGTTGGAATATGCTGCCTTATACCGGGCCTGGTGAGTTTTACCTGGAGTATGGCGATTTTGATCTGAGCATCACCGCTCCGGGCAACCACATCGTGGTAGCATCGGGCGAATTGCAGAACCCCCAGGAAGTGTACACTGCCGAACAGCAAAAACGCTGGGCCGAGGCTGCTCAAAGCGAAAAAACAGTAATGATCCGTACCGCGAAGGAAGTTAAAGACGCGGCATCGCGCCCGGCCGGTAAAACCGAGCTTACCTGGCACTTCAAAATAAAAAACGCGAGGGATGCTTCATGGGCGTCGTCAGCTGCGTTTATTGTTGATGCAGCAAAAATGGACCTGCCAAGCGGTAAAAAAACAATGGCTATATCTGCATACCCGGTAGAAAGCGATGGCAACGGCGCCTGGGGCCGCTCAACCGAATACGTAAAAAAATCAATAGAGTATAACTCGGCCAAATGGTTTGAGTTCCCTTATCCTAATGCTACTGCCGTTGCGGGTATAGTGGGAGGTATGGAATATCCGGGTATTGTATTTTGCGGTTACAAAGCCGAGAGAGAAAAACTCTGGGGTGTAAACGACCATGAGTTTGGCCACACCTGGTTCCCGATGATTGTAGGTTCAAACGAGCGCATGTATGGTTGGATGGATGAAGGCTTTAATACTTTTATTAATACGCTATCGACCACTGATTTCAACAATGGTGAGTATAAAAAAGGGAAGGTTGATATGCACCACACCGGCGATCTTTTCACTAAGCCCGAACTGGAGCCCATCATGAGCCAGCCGGCCAACCTGAAAGAAAAAAATACGGGTACCTTGTTGTATAATAAGCCAAGCGCTGGTCTTATTTTACTGCGCGAGCAGATATTAGGCCCCGAGCGTTTTGATTTTGCCTTTAAAACCTACATCAACCGCTGGGCGTTTAAACACCCAACCCCCGATGATTTTTTCCGCACGATTGAAAACGCCTCTGGCGAAAGCTTACAATGGTTTTGGAGAGGCTGGTTTTTAAACAACTGGCGTTTGGATGTTGCTGTAACCGATGTTAAGTATGTTGATAACGATCCTTCAAAAGGTGCAATGATTACCATTGATAACCTGGGAAAAATGGCAATGCCCGTTATTTTGGAAATAAAAACCAAAGGCGGCCAAACCGACCGTATTAAACTGCCGGTTGAAATTTGGGAGCGTTTCTCATCATGGACATTTAAATATCCATCAAGCGATGAAATTGAATCCGTTACCTACGATCCTGATAACGTACTGCCCGATTATAACCCTGACAATAACGTTTGGAGAAAATAA
- a CDS encoding thiamine pyrophosphate-dependent enzyme: MAKNVADQLVEMLVNAGIKRIYAVTGDSLNEVNDAVRREGSIQWVHVRHEETGAYAAGAEAQLNGLACCAGSSGPGHVHLINGLYDAHRSGAPVIAIASTIASFEFGTDYFQETNTIKLFDDCSYYNQVATTPKQLPRMLQAAIQNALLQKGVAVIGLPGDVTSMDAVEIDTSTQNFNPIPMIRPSDADLHRLAELINHHQKIAIFCGIGAAEAHDEIVALSQRLHATVAYSFRAKMDIQYGNPNEVGMTGLLGLPSAYHSMHESDLLILLGTDFPYTPFMPTECKIVQIDTKPERIGRRAKIDVGLCGTIKDTLTALLPLITPKQDDSFLKAQLKVYADVKDKMQTYVDDSGEKDKIHPEFVASMLDKLAADDAIFTVDTGMSCVWGSRYINATGKRKMIGSFNHGSMANAMPQAIGAAMARPGQQVIALCGDGGLSMLLGDLATIVQYKLPVKVIVFNNRSLGMVKLEMEVAGLPDWQTDMYNPDFALVAQAMGMKGITASQPGEVKQAITDALAFDGPALVNVFTDPNALAMPPKIEFEQVKGLAVSMTKLMLNGHMDEVLDTVKANYKHLKDLL, encoded by the coding sequence ATGGCAAAAAACGTTGCAGACCAATTGGTTGAGATGCTGGTGAACGCCGGTATAAAAAGAATTTATGCTGTAACCGGCGACAGCCTGAATGAGGTAAACGATGCCGTAAGGCGCGAGGGCAGTATACAGTGGGTACATGTGAGGCATGAGGAGACGGGGGCTTACGCAGCGGGTGCAGAGGCACAGCTCAATGGGCTTGCCTGCTGCGCAGGCAGCAGCGGCCCGGGGCATGTACATTTGATCAATGGACTATATGACGCCCACCGCTCGGGCGCGCCGGTTATTGCCATTGCATCAACCATAGCCAGTTTTGAATTTGGTACAGATTATTTTCAGGAAACCAACACTATAAAATTGTTTGATGATTGCAGTTATTATAACCAGGTAGCTACTACACCCAAACAATTACCCCGCATGTTACAGGCGGCAATTCAAAACGCCCTGCTCCAAAAAGGCGTAGCCGTAATTGGCTTGCCGGGTGATGTTACCAGTATGGATGCTGTTGAAATAGATACATCAACCCAAAACTTTAATCCCATTCCGATGATCAGGCCTTCAGATGCTGATCTGCACCGGCTTGCCGAATTAATTAACCATCATCAGAAAATAGCCATTTTTTGCGGTATCGGCGCCGCCGAAGCGCATGACGAGATAGTGGCGCTATCACAAAGGCTACATGCTACGGTGGCTTACTCTTTCAGAGCCAAAATGGATATACAGTACGGCAACCCTAATGAAGTGGGCATGACCGGACTTTTAGGTTTGCCATCGGCCTACCACAGCATGCATGAAAGCGACCTGCTCATTTTACTGGGTACCGATTTCCCGTACACACCTTTTATGCCCACCGAATGCAAGATTGTGCAGATAGATACCAAACCCGAACGCATTGGTCGCAGGGCAAAAATTGATGTGGGTTTGTGCGGAACTATAAAGGATACACTTACCGCACTACTGCCTTTAATCACACCAAAACAGGACGATAGCTTTTTAAAAGCCCAATTGAAGGTATATGCCGATGTAAAGGATAAAATGCAAACCTATGTTGACGACAGCGGCGAGAAAGATAAGATACATCCCGAGTTTGTGGCCAGCATGTTGGATAAGCTTGCTGCCGATGATGCCATATTTACCGTTGATACAGGCATGTCATGCGTATGGGGATCGAGGTATATTAATGCTACAGGCAAGCGTAAAATGATAGGTTCATTTAATCATGGCTCCATGGCTAACGCCATGCCGCAGGCTATTGGCGCCGCGATGGCCCGCCCCGGTCAGCAGGTAATAGCGCTTTGCGGCGACGGCGGTTTATCTATGTTGCTGGGCGATCTGGCTACCATTGTTCAGTATAAGCTACCTGTTAAGGTCATTGTTTTCAATAACCGCTCGTTGGGTATGGTGAAGCTGGAAATGGAAGTTGCCGGCCTGCCCGATTGGCAAACCGATATGTACAATCCTGATTTTGCATTGGTTGCCCAGGCTATGGGTATGAAAGGTATAACTGCCAGTCAACCGGGCGAGGTTAAACAGGCTATTACCGATGCGTTAGCTTTTGACGGACCTGCATTGGTAAACGTATTTACCGACCCGAATGCTTTGGCTATGCCACCCAAAATTGAATTCGAACAGGTAAAAGGATTGGCAGTATCCATGACCAAACTCATGCTTAACGGCCACATGGATGAGGTGCTGGATACCGTAAAGGCAAACTATAAGCACCTGAAAGACCTGCTGTAA
- a CDS encoding MBOAT family O-acyltransferase, which produces MLFNSVSFAIFLSIVFLLYWFVAKKLKYQNFLLLCASYYFYACWDWRFLFLLIFSTLLDYFTGLKIAETDNQHKRRFWFWLSITVNIGFLAVFKYYNFFAESFADAALNFGVHVSPWTLKVILPVGISFYTFHGLSYIIDIYKNRIKAERNFVDYAFFISFFPLLVAGPIERATHLLPQIKKERTFDYANAVDGLRQILWGFFKKAVIADQCSQFANMIFANSDHYPGSTLILGAFFFTFQIYCDFSGYSDMAIGIARLFGIELLRNFAFPYFSRDIAEFWRRWHISLSGWFRDYLYIPLGGSKGGIWMRVRNTFIIFLVSGFWHGANWTFIVWGLLNALFIVPSIILNTNRDNLEIVARGKSLPTIKEFFQMVLTFLLVVFGWIFFRANNLEHALNYIGRIFSRSTFSVPQLDASGFDVLNTLLLIVVFLLIEWAGREHQYAIATLGRFKKRSYRLAFYFTLILTIYLFMGREQTFIYFQF; this is translated from the coding sequence ATGCTTTTTAACTCTGTTAGCTTTGCCATTTTTTTATCCATAGTTTTTTTACTATACTGGTTTGTGGCTAAAAAGTTAAAGTACCAGAACTTTTTATTGCTTTGTGCAAGCTATTACTTTTATGCCTGCTGGGATTGGCGCTTTCTGTTTCTACTCATCTTCTCTACTTTACTGGATTATTTTACCGGACTCAAGATAGCTGAAACTGATAATCAGCATAAACGGCGATTTTGGTTTTGGTTAAGTATTACTGTAAATATTGGTTTTTTGGCGGTGTTCAAGTATTATAATTTCTTTGCCGAATCTTTTGCCGATGCTGCTCTTAATTTTGGCGTACATGTAAGTCCGTGGACGCTAAAAGTGATACTGCCGGTAGGTATTTCTTTTTACACCTTCCACGGCCTGTCATACATAATTGATATTTATAAAAATCGTATAAAAGCCGAAAGGAATTTTGTTGATTACGCTTTCTTTATCAGTTTTTTCCCGCTCCTGGTTGCAGGCCCTATTGAGCGGGCTACCCATCTTTTACCACAGATAAAAAAGGAAAGAACCTTTGATTATGCCAATGCTGTTGATGGTTTAAGGCAAATATTATGGGGCTTTTTTAAAAAGGCAGTAATAGCCGACCAATGTTCGCAATTCGCTAATATGATTTTCGCTAATTCAGATCACTACCCTGGCAGTACATTAATATTGGGCGCCTTTTTCTTTACTTTTCAAATTTATTGTGATTTTTCGGGCTACTCAGATATGGCTATAGGTATAGCAAGGCTTTTTGGTATTGAACTGCTGCGTAACTTTGCCTTCCCTTATTTTTCAAGGGATATAGCCGAATTTTGGCGGCGCTGGCATATCTCGTTATCAGGTTGGTTTCGCGATTATTTGTATATACCGCTGGGTGGCAGCAAGGGTGGAATCTGGATGAGGGTAAGAAATACCTTTATCATTTTTTTAGTGAGCGGCTTTTGGCATGGTGCCAACTGGACCTTCATCGTATGGGGGCTCCTGAACGCCTTGTTTATTGTGCCATCTATTATTCTTAATACCAATCGCGACAATCTCGAAATAGTGGCCAGGGGAAAAAGCCTGCCAACTATAAAAGAGTTTTTTCAGATGGTGCTTACCTTTTTGTTGGTTGTTTTTGGCTGGATATTTTTCAGGGCCAATAACCTGGAACATGCATTAAACTATATAGGCAGAATATTTTCCAGATCCACGTTTTCTGTTCCGCAACTGGATGCCAGCGGTTTTGATGTTTTGAATACCCTTTTATTAATTGTTGTTTTTTTACTGATTGAATGGGCCGGGCGTGAACATCAGTACGCTATTGCCACGTTGGGCCGGTTTAAGAAGAGAAGCTACCGGCTGGCGTTTTATTTTACATTGATCCTTACCATATATCTGTTTATGGGCAGGGAGCAAACATTTATTTATTTTCAATTTTAA
- a CDS encoding helix-turn-helix domain-containing protein, which yields MSNKITVLDIPSALNRHIANANTNQSSFGIADGGWNQDDFAVLGNEPGLTHGLPIKTDYYSVILCLNGSCKKTIGHFVFEVYPNSIHLVSPAYITSFEDASDDLLLYQVLFKKEFLTHNFLKENIVDNLLEVNPDYPPIYGLPQKAVISLKALYEKISDESREKGAFHLQILRLLLTDLLYEMNRACESCLLHSTRHLSKQYQLVYKFKKLVEDKFLTLKTVQEYADELFISAKYLTEIVKNETGQNALHVIHNRMYLEAQYLLSSSGLSIKEIAERLNFDNSSHFSRFFKRFAGYNPTEFKQL from the coding sequence ATGAGTAACAAAATAACTGTTTTAGATATCCCTTCTGCACTTAACCGGCACATCGCGAATGCAAATACTAACCAATCGAGTTTTGGGATTGCTGACGGCGGTTGGAACCAGGACGATTTTGCAGTATTAGGTAATGAACCGGGCTTAACACACGGTTTGCCCATTAAAACAGATTACTACTCGGTGATATTATGTCTTAACGGCAGCTGCAAAAAAACAATAGGCCATTTTGTATTTGAGGTTTACCCTAATTCCATTCACCTGGTATCGCCGGCGTATATTACTTCTTTTGAGGATGCTTCTGACGATTTGCTCCTATACCAGGTATTGTTTAAAAAAGAGTTTCTGACGCATAATTTCCTGAAAGAAAACATTGTAGATAACCTGCTGGAGGTGAACCCAGATTATCCGCCTATTTATGGTCTGCCTCAAAAAGCGGTAATTTCACTAAAAGCGCTTTACGAAAAAATAAGTGATGAAAGCCGGGAAAAAGGCGCCTTCCATTTACAGATATTGCGCCTGCTGTTAACAGACCTGCTGTATGAAATGAACCGGGCCTGCGAAAGCTGCCTGCTGCACTCTACCCGGCACCTCAGTAAACAATACCAGCTGGTGTATAAGTTTAAAAAACTGGTAGAAGATAAATTCCTCACCCTTAAAACCGTGCAGGAATATGCGGATGAACTATTTATATCTGCCAAATATTTAACAGAGATAGTAAAGAACGAAACAGGGCAAAACGCACTCCACGTGATCCATAATCGCATGTACCTGGAAGCCCAGTATCTTTTATCATCATCGGGTCTTAGCATTAAGGAAATTGCCGAGCGGCTAAACTTTGATAATAGTTCGCACTTCAGCCGTTTCTTTAAGCGCTTTGCAGGTTATAATCCAACCGAATTTAAGCAACTGTAA
- a CDS encoding LytR/AlgR family response regulator transcription factor has translation MKIRTLIVDDEPHAIEVLEKYLAQFNQMELVGKCADAIQAFQLLQQKTIDLMFLDIQMPGIKGTDLLRSLKNPPKVIFTTAHSEYALEGFELNAVDYLLKPISFERFLRAVDKIYQLTENKSRPAVTHETMVNDHETFIYLKVERKTIKVNVNDILWIESLRDYVKVVTKDHTYITRQKISILEEMLPENKFVRIHRSFMVALAKIDSFYSYSIEIAGHELPIGRNYKQDVQKKLKAERLQFD, from the coding sequence ATGAAGATCCGCACGCTGATAGTTGATGACGAGCCACATGCTATAGAGGTACTGGAAAAATACCTGGCGCAGTTTAACCAAATGGAACTGGTTGGCAAATGCGCGGATGCCATACAAGCTTTTCAGCTATTGCAGCAAAAAACTATCGACCTGATGTTTTTGGATATACAAATGCCGGGCATTAAGGGTACCGACCTGCTGCGAAGCCTAAAAAATCCGCCGAAAGTAATTTTCACCACCGCCCACAGTGAGTATGCCCTGGAAGGTTTTGAATTAAACGCGGTTGATTACCTGCTGAAGCCCATTTCTTTCGAGCGTTTTTTGCGTGCCGTTGATAAAATTTATCAGTTAACCGAAAATAAGTCCCGGCCTGCTGTTACCCATGAAACAATGGTTAATGATCATGAAACATTTATATACCTTAAGGTCGAGCGTAAAACCATTAAAGTAAATGTAAATGATATTTTATGGATAGAGAGCCTGCGCGATTATGTAAAAGTAGTAACGAAAGACCACACCTACATTACCCGGCAAAAGATCAGCATTTTAGAAGAAATGCTTCCCGAAAATAAGTTTGTGAGAATACACCGCTCGTTTATGGTGGCATTGGCCAAAATAGATTCTTTTTACTCTTATAGCATTGAAATAGCCGGTCATGAATTGCCCATAGGCCGCAACTACAAGCAGGATGTTCAAAAAAAGCTAAAAGCCGAACGGCTGCAATTTGACTAA
- a CDS encoding sensor histidine kinase, translating into MNDVIDRGLSKIKIPRVYQHLLFWAVVYLIVASLYSVQTSFWISLRNNLFFMPVQIAYYYAIAYWIIPRYLFVKDYLKFTSLLIFLIVVSLFLTRAVAILFVNPYLVRVMNIIDPGYIKATQQPFFVNMLDMQSMVNALKGVNLIIGFVLAIKLFKMWYERKQAALEAELSALKAQVHPHFLFNTLNNLYALSLDNSPKSPQLILDLSGILRYMLYECNTSEVPLEKEILMIQQYIKLEKLRYEDRIDINFTVTGSPQNKIIAPLVILPFIENAFKHGTSEKTGLVWINIDMSITGNHFKLKVANNNPEKQPDNGEATNRGHIGLKNVMKRLDLLYPATSKLKIMNEDETFLIILDMDLNTIKQPLKQLVNV; encoded by the coding sequence ATGAATGACGTCATTGACAGGGGGCTTAGCAAAATAAAAATACCACGTGTTTACCAGCACTTGTTGTTTTGGGCTGTCGTTTACTTAATAGTAGCAAGCCTTTATTCGGTACAAACCAGTTTTTGGATTTCATTAAGAAATAACCTGTTTTTTATGCCTGTTCAAATTGCATACTATTATGCAATTGCCTATTGGATAATTCCGCGGTACCTGTTTGTTAAGGATTATTTAAAATTCACGTCGCTGTTAATATTCCTGATAGTTGTATCATTATTTTTAACCCGGGCTGTGGCCATATTATTTGTAAACCCTTACCTCGTGAGGGTAATGAACATTATCGACCCCGGTTATATTAAAGCCACCCAGCAACCTTTTTTTGTGAACATGCTTGATATGCAAAGCATGGTGAACGCTTTAAAGGGTGTAAACCTCATTATTGGTTTTGTGCTGGCTATTAAGCTGTTTAAAATGTGGTACGAGCGCAAACAAGCAGCCTTAGAAGCTGAGTTAAGCGCTTTAAAAGCACAGGTACACCCTCATTTTTTGTTTAATACACTAAATAATCTTTACGCTTTAAGTTTAGATAATTCACCTAAATCACCGCAGCTTATTCTTGACCTGTCGGGTATTTTGCGGTACATGCTGTATGAATGCAATACCAGTGAGGTACCGCTAGAAAAAGAAATATTGATGATACAGCAATATATTAAGCTGGAAAAACTGCGCTATGAAGATCGTATCGACATTAACTTTACCGTTACCGGCAGCCCCCAAAATAAAATAATAGCCCCGCTGGTAATACTGCCATTTATTGAAAATGCCTTTAAACACGGCACGAGCGAAAAAACCGGACTGGTATGGATTAATATTGATATGAGCATCACCGGAAACCATTTTAAATTAAAGGTAGCAAACAATAATCCCGAGAAACAGCCCGATAATGGTGAAGCAACAAACCGTGGCCACATTGGCTTAAAAAACGTAATGAAACGGCTCGACTTGCTATACCCTGCTACTTCAAAGCTTAAGATCATGAATGAGGATGAAACTTTCCTTATCATTCTCGATATGGACCTGAATACGATTAAACAGCCCTTAAAACAATTGGTAAACGTATGA
- the ispG gene encoding (E)-4-hydroxy-3-methylbut-2-enyl-diphosphate synthase, giving the protein MNTDAVKLLQGRYCNSLTEYSRFVTREVFIGDVPMGGNNPIRIQSMTTTDTMDTIGTVEQSIRMVDAGCEYVRITAPSIKEAQNLAEIKKQLRQRGYNVPLVADIHFTPNAAEVAARIVEKVRVNPGNYADKKKFDQIDYTDQEYQGELERIYKKFAPLVGICKEYGTAMRIGTNHGSLSDRIMSRYGDTPQGMVESAMEFMRMCETLNYYNLVVSMKSSNPQVMVQAYRLLVETMVAEGMNYPLHLGVTEAGDGEDGRIKSAVGIGTLLEDGLGDTVRVSLTEEPEAEAPVAIELVKRYVERAKGERLKTKDNDKMEEKDLSPLTFNLSPAQHNPYEYKKRHTYEANAFIGGHMVPRVVVDLSAKNLKDPAVLKDAGYIYSPLLDKYNMAEQSVDFVYLADELPSFVFPSNLKQLYNYKTWQKLGDKINCHPVFSLAEYIAADANRSSKLNLVRILPADIDSDEFGALPFDNSLVLVLETTALHGMADQRSFFFKLEELGLEVPVIVKRSYQFGVMSDELEKKTYSSNNGQNELTTHHSLLTTKLQLYAATDLGALLVDGFGDGIWIDAPELPTNVVTSTAFGILQATRSRISKTEYISCPSCGRTLFDLMVTTQMIRSRTSHLKGLKIGIMGCIVNGPGEMADADYGYVGSGTDKVTLYRGKEAVKKNISSANALDELIGIIKEDGNWVEQEIN; this is encoded by the coding sequence ATGAATACTGATGCTGTTAAATTGCTGCAGGGCCGTTATTGCAATTCGCTAACTGAATATTCGCGGTTTGTTACCCGTGAGGTTTTTATTGGCGATGTGCCTATGGGCGGCAATAATCCAATCCGCATACAAAGCATGACCACTACCGATACCATGGATACCATTGGTACGGTTGAGCAATCCATCCGTATGGTTGATGCCGGTTGTGAATATGTACGTATTACTGCTCCCAGCATTAAAGAGGCTCAAAATCTGGCCGAGATAAAAAAACAACTTCGCCAGCGTGGATATAATGTGCCGCTGGTTGCTGATATACACTTTACTCCAAACGCCGCCGAAGTGGCTGCACGCATTGTTGAAAAAGTACGTGTAAACCCGGGCAACTACGCCGATAAAAAGAAATTCGACCAGATAGATTATACCGATCAGGAATACCAGGGCGAGCTGGAACGCATTTACAAAAAATTCGCGCCGCTGGTTGGTATTTGCAAGGAATATGGCACCGCCATGCGCATCGGAACCAATCACGGTTCGTTGAGCGACCGTATCATGAGCCGCTATGGTGATACCCCACAGGGCATGGTAGAATCGGCCATGGAGTTTATGCGCATGTGCGAAACGCTGAACTATTACAACCTCGTGGTCTCTATGAAATCGAGCAATCCGCAGGTAATGGTTCAAGCCTACCGTTTACTGGTTGAAACCATGGTTGCCGAGGGCATGAACTACCCGCTGCACCTTGGCGTAACCGAGGCCGGCGACGGTGAAGACGGTCGTATTAAATCTGCCGTTGGTATAGGCACTTTACTGGAGGATGGTCTGGGCGACACCGTTCGTGTTTCCCTCACCGAAGAGCCTGAAGCTGAAGCACCTGTTGCCATTGAGCTGGTGAAGCGATACGTTGAAAGGGCGAAAGGCGAAAGGTTAAAGACAAAAGATAATGATAAAATGGAAGAGAAAGACCTTTCACCTTTAACGTTTAATCTTTCACCTGCGCAGCATAATCCCTACGAATACAAAAAACGCCATACCTACGAGGCTAATGCATTTATTGGCGGTCATATGGTACCAAGGGTGGTGGTTGACCTGTCGGCCAAAAATTTAAAAGACCCGGCGGTGTTAAAAGATGCGGGATATATATACTCGCCTCTGCTTGATAAATATAATATGGCCGAGCAATCGGTTGATTTTGTTTACTTGGCCGATGAGTTGCCATCGTTTGTATTCCCGAGTAATTTAAAGCAGCTTTACAACTATAAAACCTGGCAAAAACTGGGTGACAAAATCAATTGCCATCCCGTGTTTTCATTAGCAGAATATATTGCTGCTGATGCTAACCGCTCATCTAAATTAAACCTGGTAAGGATACTACCGGCCGATATTGATTCGGACGAGTTTGGCGCTTTGCCTTTTGACAATTCACTGGTATTGGTATTGGAAACCACAGCCCTGCACGGCATGGCCGATCAGCGAAGCTTCTTCTTTAAACTCGAAGAACTGGGTTTAGAAGTACCGGTAATCGTAAAAAGAAGTTATCAGTTTGGAGTGATGAGTGATGAGTTAGAAAAAAAAACATATAGTTCAAACAACGGACAAAATGAACTCACCACTCACCACTCACTACTCACCACTAAACTTCAGCTATACGCTGCTACAGATCTGGGGGCATTATTAGTTGATGGTTTTGGCGATGGTATCTGGATAGACGCGCCTGAATTGCCCACTAATGTTGTTACCTCAACCGCTTTTGGCATTTTGCAGGCTACACGCTCCAGAATTTCCAAAACAGAATATATATCATGCCCAAGCTGTGGCCGTACTTTGTTTGATCTGATGGTTACCACCCAGATGATCCGCAGCCGTACAAGTCACCTCAAAGGACTGAAGATCGGTATTATGGGCTGTATCGTAAACGGCCCGGGCGAAATGGCCGATGCCGATTATGGCTACGTAGGTTCAGGTACTGATAAGGTTACCCTTTATCGTGGCAAGGAAGCTGTAAAGAAAAACATCAGCTCGGCCAACGCGCTTGATGAACTGATTGGCATTATTAAAGAAGACGGCAACTGGGTTGAGCAGGAGATTAATTAG